DNA sequence from the Aquificaceae bacterium genome:
AGACTATCTGCCGCCTTTGAATAAATGTCATTTTGTTAAAATAGACATAAAAAACAACCCATACAATGAAGAAGAGTTAAGAGAAGTAATAAGCATACTGAAAAGCTTAAAAAAAGGCATAATAGTTAAAAACATTGAAACCAAACAGGATTACGAGAGGGCCTACGAGCTGGGCTTTGAATATTTTCAGGGAATTTATCTTTCAAGGCCTGCCATGGTAAAGGATACTAGGACCATATCCTTTCTGAAATCAACTATACTTCAGGTATACAACGCAATAAAATCCAGGGATATAAAAAAGGTTGTTGAGGTTATAGAGAAAGACATAGGTGTAACATACAAACTCCTTAAATTCGTAAACTCAGCCTATTTTCCGAAGGCAAGAGAGTTCAGCAATGTGGAAGATGCTGTTATCTACCTTGGACTTGAAAACGTTGCCAAGTTCATCATAGTGCTTGCCCTTTCAGATATGTTTGCAGAGGAGAGCGAAAAAGAGCTCTGGAGAAAGGCCCTTTTCAGGGCAAGCCTTGGTGAAAAGCTCGCAGAGATAAACGCAAAGGAGATGAAGGATAAAGCCTACCTTATGGGTCTTTTCTCCCTCTCGTGGGAAATACTGGGGCAAAAGCCTGAAGACATAGCAAGAACTCTCCTTCTTGACAGGGAGATAGTTGAAGCCTATGAAAACAGGCTGAGTCTTCTTGGGTTTATACTTTCGCTCATTGACCTGCTGGAGGACAATGGGGATGAAGAGACCATAAAAAAGGTGGCAAAGGTCCTTGAAACCTCACCGGAGAGGATAAGGAACATACTGGAAGAGGCAAGGCTTGAATCTGAAAAATTCGTCGCCTAGTCAGTGGCATAGCTGTGTAGTCCGGGGAAGAAGAGGTTTACAGCAAAAAAGCATATGAGAACCGTTATAAAACCAAACACCACCATCCATGCAGTTCTTTTCCCTTTCCAGCCAAGCATCTGCCTAGCATG
Encoded proteins:
- a CDS encoding HDOD domain-containing protein → MNVVCKQAIYNREGKIAFYEVFLQDRATGAYPEGFDPLKATSISIDVLTEIGPHKVGNGKLVFVNVPAIFLEASMFDLLSPQHVGIELVENKRLTNTLLDAIDDLIKRGFKFCIDDFGFEKIDYLPPLNKCHFVKIDIKNNPYNEEELREVISILKSLKKGIIVKNIETKQDYERAYELGFEYFQGIYLSRPAMVKDTRTISFLKSTILQVYNAIKSRDIKKVVEVIEKDIGVTYKLLKFVNSAYFPKAREFSNVEDAVIYLGLENVAKFIIVLALSDMFAEESEKELWRKALFRASLGEKLAEINAKEMKDKAYLMGLFSLSWEILGQKPEDIARTLLLDREIVEAYENRLSLLGFILSLIDLLEDNGDEETIKKVAKVLETSPERIRNILEEARLESEKFVA